In Thermoplasmata archaeon, one genomic interval encodes:
- a CDS encoding NUDIX domain-containing protein — MNVILVPVTYKGYVLVYNTRKNGWEFPGGKIEEGEDAVKAVLRESSEEAGLTIENLKFVKAFKNNYVFVAKATVLKGGEFKAEIFGTLPFDLVYDRNEYLQILKEAKEKLNDNNIPSLI; from the coding sequence ACATATAAAGGGTATGTTCTTGTTTACAATACCCGCAAGAATGGGTGGGAGTTTCCTGGTGGAAAGATTGAAGAAGGAGAAGATGCCGTGAAGGCAGTGTTGAGAGAATCCAGTGAAGAGGCTGGTTTGACTATTGAAAACTTAAAATTTGTAAAAGCGTTCAAGAACAATTATGTATTTGTGGCAAAAGCGACGGTATTAAAGGGTGGAGAGTTCAAGGCTGAGATTTTTGGAACCCTGCCATTTGATCTGGTTTATGACCGCAATGAATATTTACAGATACTTAAAGAGGCAAAAGAGAAGCTCAATGATAATAATATACCCAGCTTAATCTAG